One part of the Salinivirga cyanobacteriivorans genome encodes these proteins:
- the ygfK gene encoding putative selenate reductase subunit YgfK produces MSDRFHPISLQLLLNTMVNELEKQQSIYSLPAELFYAPEEQKNFQQKIFGQQLDSPLGVAAGPHSQLAQNIVGSWLMGARYIELKTVQTLDEIDVAKPCIDMQDEGYNCEWSQELKIKTSFNEYLNAWIAIHYLNKKFFGDKPLNTIFNMSVGYDLKGIMQDNVQWFFDKMNDCSVELAHKIETAKAEFPELADMEIPTRISDNITLSTMHGCPADEIQDIAQYLLTEKRLHTFIKLNPTLLGPDELRRILNQTSGFKSVIPDAAFEHDLKYNDALEIIRSLQKTADSEKLEFGLKLTNTLETQNFKDTFGGDVDMMYMSGRSLHPLSINIAKKLQNEFNGELQLSFSGGADAFNVADVLACGFKTVTVSSDLLKPGGYMRLNQYFDELQSRFNAVNAQNIETFIQKTAAKNDQIAAALKNLNQYADEVTADPRYHRTYIQEINIKTDRELNYFDCISAPCRDTCATNQDIPDYMHYTATGQFDKAYEVILRTNPFPAITGMVCDHLCQNKCTRANYDDPLLIREAKRFISEQDEVKLQPEAKNEKSVGIVGAGPAGLSAAYYLVMAGFKVEVFERNSKAGGMVQFAIPGFRLTDKAIAKDFKRVTDLGVKIHYNTPVDRVKFESIRSNFDYIFIGAGAQLSKPLKIEGIEAKGVIEPLQFLFSVKKGESHSAGKNIVIIGGGNTAMDAARTAWRVVGEKGKVTVVYRRTIDQMPADQGEIKAVLEEGIEVIELAGPEKVIVDNNKVKALRCAKMKLQGKDSSGRPRPVKIEGGEFEVPCDTIIPAIGQDLDIDFMSGNLLKTENGTYQTGADNTFIGGDALRGASTAINAIGDGRKAAAEILEQAKQQFNIPKPQNGKTHSKRELTLKRARRQYAPQLKELNVNDRQNFKLVSETLDETTIRNEAERCLFCDEMCNICTTVCPNFANYSYDVEPVSWKLQKIKVDINGEIFYIDDETFAVNQKHQILNIANYCNECGNCSTFCPTNSAPYKDKPHIYLTRSSFNEADEGYYLEHTNGLNKLLFKNSGKTVSLTENDNQYIYDTDLLTAKINKHDFQITDATLKSKSSQEITLQKAAEMGIILKGAKALKYE; encoded by the coding sequence ATGTCAGATAGATTTCATCCTATAAGCCTGCAATTACTATTGAACACAATGGTAAACGAACTGGAAAAACAGCAAAGTATTTATAGCCTACCAGCAGAGCTCTTTTATGCTCCTGAGGAACAAAAAAACTTTCAACAAAAAATATTCGGGCAACAGCTTGACAGCCCGTTAGGTGTAGCTGCTGGCCCACATTCTCAACTGGCTCAAAATATCGTAGGATCGTGGCTCATGGGTGCACGTTATATTGAACTGAAAACAGTGCAAACACTGGATGAAATAGATGTTGCCAAGCCATGCATCGATATGCAGGATGAAGGATATAATTGTGAATGGTCGCAGGAGCTTAAAATTAAAACCAGCTTCAATGAGTATCTGAATGCCTGGATTGCTATTCATTACCTGAATAAAAAATTCTTTGGTGACAAACCGCTCAATACCATTTTCAATATGAGCGTGGGGTACGACCTGAAGGGCATAATGCAAGATAATGTACAATGGTTCTTCGATAAAATGAATGACTGCTCCGTTGAGTTAGCCCATAAGATAGAAACGGCAAAAGCAGAATTTCCTGAATTAGCAGATATGGAAATTCCCACCCGCATCTCAGACAACATTACCTTATCGACTATGCATGGATGTCCTGCAGACGAAATACAGGACATTGCCCAATATTTACTCACAGAAAAAAGGCTTCATACTTTTATAAAGCTGAACCCAACACTTTTGGGACCAGATGAACTCCGGCGCATATTAAACCAAACTAGCGGTTTTAAGTCCGTAATTCCCGATGCCGCATTTGAGCATGACCTAAAATATAACGATGCACTGGAAATCATACGCTCATTGCAAAAAACAGCAGACTCAGAGAAGCTTGAGTTTGGTCTGAAACTCACCAATACACTTGAAACACAGAATTTTAAAGATACTTTTGGTGGTGATGTGGATATGATGTACATGAGCGGTCGCTCATTGCATCCACTTAGTATAAATATTGCCAAAAAACTACAAAATGAATTCAACGGTGAATTGCAGCTCTCATTTTCAGGAGGCGCCGATGCATTCAATGTGGCTGATGTACTGGCTTGTGGATTTAAAACTGTTACAGTAAGCTCTGATTTACTGAAACCAGGCGGATACATGCGCCTTAACCAGTATTTTGATGAATTGCAAAGCCGCTTTAATGCGGTAAATGCCCAAAATATTGAAACATTTATACAAAAAACTGCAGCCAAAAATGACCAAATAGCAGCTGCTCTAAAGAATCTGAACCAATATGCTGACGAGGTAACAGCCGATCCCCGATACCACAGAACATACATTCAGGAAATTAACATAAAAACTGACCGCGAACTCAACTATTTTGACTGTATTTCGGCACCCTGCCGCGACACGTGTGCTACCAATCAGGATATACCCGATTATATGCATTATACCGCAACAGGGCAATTCGACAAAGCTTATGAGGTAATCCTGCGCACAAACCCATTCCCGGCAATAACCGGAATGGTTTGCGATCATTTATGTCAAAACAAATGTACGCGTGCAAACTACGACGATCCATTGCTTATTAGAGAAGCAAAACGTTTCATTTCAGAACAGGATGAAGTAAAATTACAACCGGAAGCCAAAAATGAAAAATCGGTAGGCATTGTCGGTGCGGGCCCCGCAGGCCTCTCTGCAGCATATTACCTGGTTATGGCCGGATTTAAAGTTGAGGTATTTGAACGCAACTCCAAAGCCGGCGGCATGGTACAATTTGCCATACCCGGTTTTCGTCTTACCGACAAAGCCATAGCAAAAGACTTCAAACGAGTCACCGATCTGGGAGTAAAAATTCATTATAACACACCGGTCGACCGCGTAAAATTCGAAAGTATAAGGTCAAATTTTGATTATATTTTTATTGGTGCAGGGGCTCAGCTTTCTAAACCACTAAAAATTGAAGGCATAGAAGCTAAAGGTGTCATTGAACCGTTGCAATTTCTGTTTAGCGTAAAAAAAGGCGAATCGCACAGCGCAGGTAAAAATATCGTAATCATAGGCGGAGGAAACACCGCAATGGATGCAGCACGTACCGCCTGGCGGGTTGTGGGAGAAAAGGGTAAAGTAACAGTAGTTTATCGCCGTACAATTGACCAGATGCCGGCAGACCAGGGCGAAATTAAAGCTGTACTTGAAGAAGGTATTGAGGTAATTGAACTTGCCGGCCCAGAAAAAGTAATTGTCGACAATAACAAAGTAAAGGCATTGCGCTGCGCAAAAATGAAACTTCAGGGCAAAGACAGCTCAGGAAGGCCCAGACCTGTAAAAATTGAAGGCGGCGAATTTGAAGTACCCTGCGATACCATAATTCCGGCTATAGGCCAGGATCTTGATATAGATTTCATGTCAGGAAACCTACTGAAAACAGAAAATGGAACTTACCAAACAGGTGCTGATAATACATTTATTGGCGGAGATGCGCTACGAGGTGCATCAACAGCAATAAATGCCATTGGTGACGGACGCAAAGCAGCCGCTGAAATACTGGAGCAGGCAAAACAGCAGTTTAATATTCCGAAACCTCAAAATGGGAAAACGCACAGCAAGCGAGAGCTTACACTCAAAAGAGCCCGGAGACAATATGCTCCGCAATTAAAAGAGTTAAATGTTAATGACAGGCAAAACTTCAAACTTGTAAGCGAAACACTTGATGAAACAACCATTCGAAACGAAGCAGAGCGCTGCCTGTTTTGCGATGAAATGTGTAATATCTGTACCACAGTTTGTCCAAATTTTGCCAACTATTCATACGATGTAGAACCGGTAAGCTGGAAACTTCAAAAAATTAAAGTTGATATTAATGGAGAGATATTTTATATCGATGACGAGACATTTGCAGTAAACCAAAAACACCAGATTCTAAATATCGCGAATTATTGTAATGAATGTGGCAATTGCAGTACCTTTTGCCCGACAAACTCGGCACCTTACAAGGATAAACCACACATTTACCTTACCCGCTCGTCATTTAACGAAGCAGATGAAGGTTATTACCTTGAGCATACAAACGGACTAAACAAATTACTTTTTAAAAACTCAGGAAAAACAGTTTCATTAACTGAAAATGATAATCAATATATTTACGATACAGACTTGCTGACCGCAAAAATCAACAAGCATGATTTTCAAATTACGGATGCAACCCTCAAGTCAAAATCAAGCCAGGAAATAACGCTTCAGAAAGCTGCAGAAATGGGTATCATTCTGAAAGGAGCCAAAGCGCTTAAGTATGAATAA